The Pogona vitticeps strain Pit_001003342236 chromosome 6, PviZW2.1, whole genome shotgun sequence genome contains a region encoding:
- the LOC110091384 gene encoding olfactory receptor 4N5-like has protein sequence MGNVTHTVVEEFVIQGLSQIWEVQLFLCALLLLFYIIILPSNILIIVTIWNSPHLQSPMFFFLANLALLDICYSCVTPPKLMFNAFSGYRTISYVNCITQLFFIHFLGGAEMFLLFAMAIDRYIAICHPLRYGTVVTRVVCWALVVSAWTGGFIHSILQVSLIILLPFCGPNELDNFFCDINQIIRLACTNTYALQYFMFVNSGLVITACFILLLLSYSALLMKIRMGSGPGKSKASSTCITHIIITCIMFVPAIYLYCQPFVDFSFDKVVGLFHTMVFPLTNPMIYTLRNKEIKVAIWKLLKKYAI, from the coding sequence ATGGGAAATGTGACTCACACAGTTGTGGAAGAGTTCGTCATACAGGGGCTGTCACAGATCTGGGAAGTACAGTTATTTCTCTGTGCCCTTCTCCTGCTCTTCTACATCATCATCTTGCCGAGCAACATCCTCATCATTGTAACAATTTGGAATAGTCCTCACCTTCAGTCCCCTATGTTCTTCTTCTTGGCCAACCTGGCCTTGCTTGACATCTGCTACAGCTGTGTCACTCCTCCAAAGCTGATGTTCAATGCCTTCTCAGGCTACAGAACCATCTCCTATGTGAATTGCATCACACAACTTTTCTTCATCCATTTTCTGGGTGGCGCCGAGATGTTCCTTCTCTTTGCCATGGCAATTGACCGGTATATCGCTATCTGTCACCCATTGCGTTATGGCACAGTTGTGACCAGGGTGGTATGCTGGGCTCTGGTGGTCAGTGCATGGACAGGAGGGTTCATACACTCCATCCTCCAAGTCAGTCTCATCATTCTGCTCCCTTTCTGTGGTCCCAATGAGTTGGACAACTTCTTCTGTGACATCAACCAGATCATCAGGTTGGCTTGTACCAACACCTATGCTCTACAGTACTTCATGTTTGTGAACAGTGGCTTGGTCATTACTGCATGTTTCATCCTTCTCCTCCTGTCATACAGTGCACTGCTAATGAAGATAAGGATGGGCTCTGGTCCAGGGAAAAGCAAAGCATCCTCCACATGTATCACCCACATTATCATCACCTGCATCATGTTTGTTCCAGCCATCTACCTCTATTGCCAACCCTTCGTGGACTTCTCGTTTGACAAAGTGGTGGGCCTTTTCCACACCATGGTCTTCCCCTTAACAAACCCCATGATCTACACACTGAGGAACAAAGAGATCAAAGTTGCCATCTGGAAACTACTGAAGAAATATGCCATCTAG
- the LOC110091385 gene encoding olfactory receptor 4N2-like: protein MFVAGRHCCRMIQGNDSMVKEFVLLGLSQAQETQHFLFFVFLLVYSLILPANILIIVTIRNDPRLGSPMYFFLANLAFLDICYCSVTPPKMLANIFSSHNTISYKGCMSQIFFLHFLGGSEVFLLINMAIDRYVAICHPLRYASVVSRPVCGAMVVGSWCAGFVHSIIQVALIVPLPFCGPNKLDNFFCDVTQIIKLACINTHALELFMFVNSGISTIIIFLLLLISYMILLAKVRTGSAEDKSKATSTCITHIIIVIIMFGPAIYIYCHPFRDLPFNKVMAVFHTVVFPLMNPMIYTLRNKEIKHAMKRLMGKHRPLAWPVLLFKGRGGTAG from the coding sequence ATGTTTGTTGCAGGAAGACATTGTTGCAGGATGATTCAAGGGAATGATTCCATGGTGAAAGAATTCGTACTTCTCGGTCTCTCACAAGCACAAGAGACCCAACACTTCCtattctttgttttccttcttgtCTATTCTCTGATCCTGCCTGCCAACATCCTCATCATTGTGACCATACGGAATGACCCCCGATTGGGTTCCcccatgtatttcttcttagctAACCTTGCTTTCCTAGACATCTGCTACTGTTCTGTCACCCCACCCAAGATGCTGGCCAATATCTTCTCCAGCCACAACACCATCTCCTACAAGGGTTGCATGTCCCAgatcttcttcctccattttctggGAGGATCGGAAGTCTTCCTCCTGATTAATATGGCAATTGATCGCTATGTGGCCATTTGCCATCCTTTACGCTATGCCAGTGTGGTGAGCCGGCCAGTCTGTGGTGCCATGGTGGTGGGATCATGGTGCGCAGGGTTTGTCCATTCCATCATCCAAGTTGCCCTCATTGTTCCACTCCCTTTCTGTGGCCCCAATAAGCTGGACAATTTCTTCTGTGATGTCACACAAATCATCAAATTGGCCTGCATTAATACCCATGCTCTAGAACTCTTCATGTTTGTCAACAGTGGCATTTCCACAATCAtcatatttctcctcctcctcatctcctaCATGATCCTTCTGGCCAAGGTAAGGACAGGATCTGCTGAAGATAAAAGCAAAGCTACATCCACGTGCATAACCCACATCATTATTGTCATCATCATGTTTGGTCCTGCCATCTACATCTACTGTCATCCTTTCCGGGATTTGCCTTTCAACAAGGTGATGGCTGTTTTCCATACCGTAGTATTCCCCTTGATGAATCCCATGATCTACACACTGAGGAACAAGGAGATTAAACATGCCATGAAGAGGTTGATGGGTAAACATAGACCTCTGGCTTGGCCAGTCCTACtatttaagggacgtggtggcactgcgggttaa
- the LOC110091386 gene encoding olfactory receptor 4N2-like, protein MLFPGTRSMQSTQQNLFLKLLYEFTSFAKLCFFTTGKSPSRMVQSQGNHSMVQEFILLGISQARGIQLFLFVLFLLFYSLVLPGNIFIILTIWSNPRLNSPMYFFLANLAFLDLCYCSITPPKMLADVFYSRKAISYKGCMAQIFFLHWLGGSETFLLISMAIDRYVAICHPLRYTAIITRVVCYLLVLASWFLGLLHSIIQIVLLMPLPFCGPNTLDNFFCDITQIIRLACMDTYVLELIMFFTSGLSLLICFVLLLISYGALLVKVRSGSGKGKSKASSTCVTHIIVIFIMFGPAIFIYCHPFRNFALDKAVSVFHTVIFPLMNPMIYTLRNNEIKHSMWKLVAKYCRFRTKRIQ, encoded by the coding sequence ATGCTTTTCCCAGGAACAAGGAGCATGCAATCCACTCAACAGAATTTGTTCCTCAAGCTCTTGTACGAATTTACTTCCtttgcaaaactatgtttttttacTACAGGGAAAAGCCCTTCCAGGATGGTGCAATCTCAAGGGAACCATTCTATGGTGCAAGAGTTTATCCTGCTCGGTATCTCCCAGGCCAGAGGGATCCAGCTTTTCCTCTttgtcctcttccttctcttctactCTCTGGTCTTGCCGGGGAACATCTTCATCATCCTGACCATCTGGAGCAACCCCCGTCTCAACTCCCCCATGTACTTCTTCTTGGCCAACCTTGCTTTCCTGGACCTCTGCTACTGCTCCATCACTCCTCCCAAGATGCTGGCTGATGTCTTCTACAGCCGCAAGGCCATCTCCTACAAAGGCTGCATGGCACAAATCTTCTTCCTTCACTGGTTGGGGGGTTCTGAAACCTTCCTTCTGATCTCCATGGCCATTGATCGCTATGTGGCCATATGTCACCCCTTGCGGTACACTGCTATCATCACCAGAGTTGTCTGCTACCTTTTGGTCCTGGCCTCTTGGTTTCTCGGACTCCTGCACTCCATTATTCAAATAGTCCTTCTCATGCCACTCCCCTTCTGTGGTCCCAACACACTGGACAACTTCTTCTGTGACATCACCCAGATCATCAGGTTGGCTTGCATGGATACCTATGTCTTAGAGTTAATCATGTTTTTTACTAGCGGACTTTCCCTCTTGATATGCTTTGTTCTCCTTCTCATCTCCTATGGAGCCCTCTTGGTTAAGGTGAGGTCAGGCTCAGGGAAAGGCAAAAGCAAAGCTTCCTCCACATGCGTCACCCACATCATTGTCATCTTCATCATGTTTGGGCCGGCCATCTTCATCTACTGCCATCCCTTCCGGAACTTTGCCCTTGATAAGGCGGTGTCCGTTTTTCACACTGTGATTTTTCCCTTGATGAACCCCATGATTTACACACTAAGAAACAATGAGATCAAACATTCCATGTGGAAGTTGGTGGCCAAATACTGCAGGTTCAGGACGAAGAGGATTCAAtga